In one Nitrososphaera viennensis EN76 genomic region, the following are encoded:
- the cgi121 gene encoding KEOPS complex subunit Cgi121, whose protein sequence is MIRIRLLGGAKKAVGRPSLDLDRKQASVSEVLTFLQGISQEPRLLQPGNLIIAVNGVDSQALSGPDTIVRDGDTVTIVTVVHGGSSKKKWNVLVAGVRVIDSSNRDAGKLLDRLRAENPGVMVQAADAAAVYGRDHALGALDIALEAMARNVMIANRPETEALLRLACTDQIAEAMKRARLREGAAGCFIAFSTDAQALKKFGEQISQEFALDDSVISQSDEKKKTLAKTIGIASPEADDDNSEFLDLLLERAAILVKKS, encoded by the coding sequence ATGATAAGAATCAGGCTGCTGGGCGGCGCAAAAAAAGCCGTCGGCAGGCCTTCTCTCGACCTCGACAGAAAGCAGGCGTCTGTTTCCGAGGTTTTGACGTTTTTGCAAGGCATCTCGCAGGAGCCAAGGCTTTTGCAGCCAGGCAACCTCATAATAGCGGTAAACGGCGTCGACTCGCAGGCACTGTCCGGCCCTGACACCATTGTCAGGGATGGCGATACGGTGACAATAGTCACCGTGGTGCACGGCGGGAGCAGCAAAAAGAAGTGGAACGTCCTTGTAGCAGGCGTGCGCGTGATAGACAGCAGCAACAGGGACGCAGGCAAGCTGCTTGACAGGCTGCGGGCGGAAAACCCGGGCGTGATGGTGCAGGCGGCCGATGCGGCCGCAGTCTATGGGCGGGACCACGCGCTTGGCGCCCTCGACATCGCCCTTGAAGCGATGGCAAGAAACGTCATGATTGCAAACAGGCCGGAAACAGAGGCGCTGCTGCGCCTTGCATGCACCGACCAGATTGCAGAGGCAATGAAAAGGGCGCGCCTCAGGGAAGGCGCGGCAGGATGCTTTATCGCCTTTTCAACTGACGCGCAGGCACTGAAAAAATTTGGCGAGCAGATCTCGCAGGAATTTGCACTTGACGACTCGGTCATTTCCCAGAGCGACGAAAAAAAGAAGACGCTTGCAAAAACAATCGGCATCGCCTCTCCAGAAGCCGATGACGACAACAGCGAATTCCTTGACTTGCTGCTAGAGCGCGCGGCGATACTGGTAAAGAAGAGCTAG
- a CDS encoding hydantoinase/oxoprolinase family protein, with protein sequence MQAAARRIRVGIDVGGTFTKAVAIDMAKGSIIGKVTVPTTHSSSEGVSTGIVQALKTLMQRHAITNSEIELISHSTTQAVNALLEGDTAKVGIVGMGVGLEKSNVIKRTNVRNVELAPNKYLHTCYRFLDTSKYLEDGQVRQAIAELKGEGAQVIVVSEAYGVDDPSNELFVMQNSDVPATAGHELTGIYGLEIRTLTAAINAGILPKATGTAKFVESAVRNEGITAPVLIMKGDGGVTSMRTFQSKPIITVLSGPAASVAGALLHLRVIDGVFVEVGGTSTNVCVIKDGRPEIRYVTITQHPTCIRSLDVRVAGVAGGSLVRWSGRKITDVGPRSAHIAGLPYSCFAQPDELEGGQIITFSPKEGDPIDYVAIEAGGRRFAITNTCAANALGLVPEGDYARANTESARIALSILASRLGTTMEQAAGMILDISAKKVLEIVEPMVKEYKLKRERVVFVGGGGGASVLVPYVARKMQLSHKIAEHAEVISSIGVAAAMIHEEVEKTVNDPRPEDITELADQVKKTALERGALPESITIQSEFISERSLLRVTAMGNVSLDIGTANAPEIGDSEAHVLACELFGVSEGVQRIFDMQNYHIFACEMSKKKLFLKSKKQPVLVLDKYGRVRLSVDNAAIFNGAPDDVADRVDEILHEHRDSGRGLAPQVHILDGVKLMDFSSLTAPEHVAKAVRDELKKAAAKDVAAIVRLQ encoded by the coding sequence ATGCAGGCAGCAGCGAGAAGGATCAGGGTTGGCATCGACGTAGGGGGCACGTTCACCAAGGCCGTTGCAATTGACATGGCCAAGGGAAGCATCATCGGCAAGGTGACTGTGCCTACGACGCACTCTTCAAGCGAGGGCGTCTCCACGGGAATCGTCCAGGCGCTAAAGACGCTGATGCAGAGGCACGCCATCACAAACTCGGAAATCGAGTTAATCTCGCACAGCACGACGCAGGCCGTGAACGCGCTGCTGGAAGGCGACACTGCCAAAGTCGGAATCGTCGGCATGGGAGTCGGCCTTGAAAAATCAAACGTGATAAAGCGCACCAACGTACGCAACGTCGAGCTTGCGCCAAACAAGTACCTGCACACCTGCTACCGGTTCCTCGACACGTCAAAATACCTAGAAGACGGCCAGGTCAGGCAGGCCATCGCCGAGCTAAAGGGGGAAGGCGCGCAGGTCATAGTGGTGAGCGAGGCGTACGGGGTCGACGACCCGTCAAACGAGCTGTTTGTCATGCAAAATTCAGACGTGCCGGCGACTGCCGGCCACGAGCTGACCGGCATCTACGGCCTTGAGATAAGGACGCTTACCGCGGCTATCAACGCCGGCATACTGCCAAAGGCGACCGGCACCGCAAAGTTCGTCGAGTCTGCCGTCCGCAACGAGGGCATCACCGCGCCGGTGCTCATCATGAAGGGCGACGGGGGCGTGACTAGCATGCGCACATTTCAGAGCAAGCCCATAATCACCGTGTTGTCCGGGCCGGCGGCAAGCGTCGCCGGGGCGCTTTTGCATTTGCGGGTAATCGACGGCGTTTTTGTAGAGGTGGGCGGAACGTCCACCAACGTCTGCGTGATAAAGGACGGCCGGCCAGAGATCCGGTACGTCACGATAACGCAGCATCCCACATGCATACGATCCCTTGACGTCCGGGTCGCCGGCGTCGCCGGAGGCTCGCTCGTGCGCTGGTCCGGCCGCAAGATAACAGACGTGGGGCCGCGCTCGGCGCACATCGCCGGCCTGCCGTACTCTTGCTTTGCGCAGCCAGACGAGCTTGAAGGCGGGCAGATAATCACGTTTTCCCCAAAAGAAGGCGACCCAATAGACTATGTCGCAATAGAGGCCGGAGGCAGGCGCTTTGCGATAACAAACACGTGCGCGGCAAACGCGCTCGGCCTTGTGCCCGAAGGCGACTATGCCCGCGCAAATACCGAGTCAGCAAGAATAGCGCTGTCCATCCTTGCGTCCCGGCTTGGCACGACAATGGAGCAGGCGGCAGGCATGATACTTGACATTTCTGCAAAGAAGGTGCTGGAGATAGTCGAGCCGATGGTAAAGGAATACAAGCTAAAACGCGAGAGGGTCGTCTTTGTAGGGGGAGGAGGCGGCGCGTCGGTGCTGGTTCCGTACGTCGCACGCAAGATGCAGCTGTCGCACAAGATAGCCGAGCACGCGGAGGTCATTTCATCAATAGGCGTGGCGGCGGCCATGATCCACGAAGAAGTCGAAAAGACTGTGAACGACCCGAGGCCGGAGGACATCACCGAACTTGCCGATCAGGTGAAAAAAACAGCCCTTGAAAGGGGCGCGCTGCCAGAGTCGATAACGATACAGTCAGAGTTCATAAGCGAGCGCTCTCTCCTCCGCGTGACTGCGATGGGCAACGTGTCGCTTGACATCGGCACCGCAAACGCGCCGGAGATAGGAGACAGCGAGGCGCACGTTCTTGCCTGCGAGCTGTTTGGCGTCAGCGAGGGCGTCCAGCGAATATTTGACATGCAGAACTACCACATATTTGCCTGCGAGATGAGCAAGAAAAAGCTGTTCCTGAAATCAAAAAAGCAGCCGGTGCTCGTCCTTGACAAGTACGGCCGCGTCAGGCTCTCTGTCGACAATGCCGCGATATTCAACGGCGCGCCTGACGACGTGGCAGACAGGGTCGATGAAATCTTGCACGAGCACCGGGACAGCGGCAGGGGCCTTGCGCCGCAGGTGCACATACTGGACGGGGTAAAACTCATGGACTTTTCAAGCCTTACCGCACCAGAGCACGTCGCAAAAGCTGTGCGCGACGAGCTGAAAAAGGCGGCCGCAAAAGACGTGGCAGCAATCGTGAGGCTGCAATAG
- a CDS encoding histone family protein codes for MSSGPEFGLAAMYRIMKKSGAERVSDDAADELRKVLEEVAERIAKQAAELSMHAGRKTIKPEDIRLASKNVIRL; via the coding sequence GTGTCTTCAGGTCCAGAGTTTGGCCTCGCGGCCATGTACCGCATAATGAAAAAGTCCGGCGCCGAGCGCGTGAGCGACGACGCGGCAGACGAGCTTCGGAAGGTTCTGGAGGAGGTGGCCGAGAGGATAGCCAAGCAGGCGGCAGAACTCTCCATGCACGCGGGCAGAAAGACGATAAAACCGGAGGACATCCGGCTTGCTTCAAAGAACGTTATCCGGCTCTAG
- a CDS encoding DNA adenine methylase, whose product MENAGPFLKWAGGKRRLVHMLARFCPERLDRYFEPFLGSGALFFHLAQSRPRFEAVLSDSNHELINVYLQVRDRTGELVQVLEEHQRNYYAGREKYYYSVRDLEPARSRVEQAARMIFLNRTCYNGLFRVNRAGRFNVPHGTYERPTICNREALFSAAAVLARDGVSIAHASYTQSTRLCARGDVVYFDPPYLPVTKTANFVDYTRESFGWEDHVELASEFVRLHDLGCTVILSNSDTRRIRDLYCNFAIRTARVERLINCNASRRTGQRELMIISSSSSSNAVRGRRKEKRGLAPRLAAPAAIQAINF is encoded by the coding sequence TTGGAAAACGCGGGGCCTTTCCTGAAATGGGCTGGCGGCAAGCGCCGTCTCGTGCACATGCTTGCCCGGTTCTGCCCTGAAAGGCTTGACCGCTACTTTGAGCCCTTTCTTGGGAGCGGAGCGCTGTTCTTCCACCTTGCGCAGTCAAGGCCGCGCTTTGAAGCGGTGCTTTCAGATTCCAACCATGAATTGATTAACGTGTACCTGCAGGTTCGAGACAGGACTGGCGAACTGGTACAAGTACTGGAAGAGCACCAGCGAAATTACTATGCAGGGCGGGAAAAATACTATTACTCTGTACGCGACCTGGAGCCTGCAAGAAGCAGGGTCGAGCAGGCGGCAAGGATGATCTTCCTGAACCGGACGTGCTACAACGGCCTCTTTCGCGTTAATCGGGCCGGCAGGTTCAACGTCCCGCACGGCACGTACGAGCGCCCGACGATATGCAACCGAGAGGCGCTTTTCTCTGCCGCTGCCGTGCTTGCGCGCGACGGCGTGAGCATAGCGCACGCAAGCTACACCCAATCTACAAGGCTGTGTGCAAGAGGCGATGTCGTGTACTTTGATCCTCCCTACCTGCCGGTGACCAAGACTGCAAATTTTGTAGATTACACGCGTGAAAGTTTTGGCTGGGAAGACCACGTGGAGCTTGCCAGCGAATTTGTGCGCCTGCACGACCTTGGGTGCACCGTGATCCTCTCTAATTCAGACACGCGCAGGATACGCGACCTGTACTGCAACTTTGCGATAAGAACTGCAAGGGTGGAGCGCCTGATAAACTGCAACGCGTCGCGCCGGACGGGCCAGCGCGAGCTGATGATAATATCCTCATCATCATCGTCTAATGCCGTGCGTGGGAGGAGAAAGGAGAAGAGGGGGCTCGCGCCGCGCCTTGCCGCTCCGGCTGCCATACAAGCGATCAATTTTTAA
- a CDS encoding pyridoxamine 5'-phosphate oxidase family protein: MRFTLADPHARPLSRKEVAQLFARPNLLRIAFLDEKGEAMVHPVWYYYSKGRFYFATDRDGRKADVLRKNPGVYFLVDENPAGGPPQGVRGRGIARVVDDPKYATRVTRRNVMRYLGTTESKSAKGIIAMGSESCVVEVTPRTMATWKF, from the coding sequence GTGAGGTTTACGCTTGCCGACCCCCATGCAAGGCCGCTATCCAGAAAAGAGGTCGCGCAACTTTTTGCAAGGCCAAACCTGCTGAGGATAGCATTTCTTGACGAAAAGGGAGAGGCCATGGTCCACCCCGTCTGGTACTACTACAGCAAAGGAAGGTTCTATTTTGCCACCGACAGGGACGGCAGAAAGGCAGATGTCCTTCGCAAGAACCCCGGCGTCTATTTCCTAGTCGACGAAAACCCGGCAGGCGGGCCGCCGCAGGGCGTCCGGGGCAGGGGCATCGCAAGGGTGGTTGACGACCCGAAATACGCGACCAGAGTCACAAGGCGCAACGTGATGAGGTACCTTGGCACGACAGAGAGCAAGAGCGCCAAGGGAATAATTGCGATGGGCTCAGAGTCGTGCGTAGTAGAGGTAACGCCAAGGACGATGGCGACGTGGAAGTTCTAG
- a CDS encoding THUMP domain-containing protein yields MMNDFNLLVSSPRFREEDAFGEILDLLDAFGDPDAEAEVTRVAGIILAKTSIHPVTVVEKLKGLVASEPWEIRYVMRVLPIEKVVPAELEDISGAVGSMAARIPEDASFKIMVEKRHSDLHSREIIDYVAQEVKRKVDLENPSWIVLVEIVGRHAGVSVVTPDKFFSSVVAKRESAD; encoded by the coding sequence ATGATGAACGACTTCAACCTGCTAGTCTCCAGTCCGAGGTTCCGCGAGGAAGACGCTTTTGGCGAGATCCTCGACCTGCTTGACGCCTTTGGCGACCCTGACGCCGAGGCGGAGGTAACCCGGGTCGCGGGAATCATACTTGCCAAGACGTCGATTCATCCGGTGACAGTTGTTGAAAAACTAAAGGGGCTTGTGGCCTCAGAGCCGTGGGAAATCCGCTACGTGATGCGGGTTCTCCCGATAGAGAAGGTCGTGCCTGCCGAGCTTGAGGACATTTCTGGCGCGGTGGGGTCGATGGCGGCAAGGATACCTGAAGACGCGTCGTTCAAGATAATGGTTGAAAAGCGCCACAGCGACCTGCACTCGCGCGAAATAATCGACTATGTCGCGCAGGAGGTCAAGCGCAAGGTAGACCTTGAAAACCCTTCCTGGATAGTGCTCGTTGAAATCGTGGGCAGGCACGCCGGCGTCTCTGTGGTAACGCCGGACAAGTTCTTTAGCTCTGTTGTCGCAAAGCGCGAGTCGGCAGACTGA
- a CDS encoding L-threonylcarbamoyladenylate synthase encodes MTEILDCPEGVVRCASIVKEGGVVVFPTDTVYGIGCDPYSDSSVARIFEIKGRQEDKPLPVLAASTEDAEKIVKLGSAGRALADKFWPGALTIVAPLADHKISDRVLAGGRSLAVRVPANKCALDLLSMCKYLVGTSANPSGRPAPKSAQEVALEGYDALLVDKSALIGMESTIIDIATAGAPRIIRQGAISAGEIEEVLGQSS; translated from the coding sequence GTGACAGAGATCCTCGACTGCCCGGAAGGAGTGGTCCGGTGCGCGTCAATAGTCAAGGAAGGCGGGGTGGTTGTTTTCCCGACGGACACCGTCTACGGGATAGGTTGCGACCCGTACAGCGACTCTTCCGTTGCGCGGATTTTCGAGATAAAGGGGCGGCAGGAGGACAAGCCCCTTCCCGTGCTTGCGGCAAGCACCGAGGACGCGGAGAAAATAGTAAAGCTGGGCAGTGCCGGCAGGGCGCTTGCAGACAAGTTCTGGCCGGGGGCGCTTACGATCGTCGCGCCGCTTGCAGACCACAAGATCTCTGACAGGGTCCTGGCCGGCGGGCGCAGCCTTGCAGTCCGCGTTCCTGCAAACAAGTGCGCGCTGGACCTGCTGTCGATGTGCAAGTACCTGGTCGGGACGAGCGCAAACCCTTCCGGCAGGCCGGCGCCCAAGAGCGCGCAGGAAGTGGCGCTGGAAGGCTATGACGCCCTTCTCGTTGACAAGAGCGCGCTCATCGGAATGGAATCCACGATAATTGACATCGCGACTGCCGGCGCGCCCAGAATCATCCGGCAGGGCGCAATAAGCGCAGGCGAAATTGAAGAGGTGCTTGGACAATCATCATGA
- the acs gene encoding acetate--CoA ligase — translation MALEDMSKEALSDPEKFWAEQARGLDWHRQWDRVLDWNPPFARWFSGGLLNASVNCLDRHVTTETKNKAAIIWESESGESRTLTYFQLYRYVNRFANVLKGLGVQKGDRVTIYMPMVPELPVAMLACARIGATHSVVFSGFSSQALVDRVNDAQSKVIVTADGGFRKGKLVDLKRVVDESLAQTPSVQHVVVFRRAGNDVRMGPKDVWWHEAIEKAPMFCPPEMVESTHPLYILYTSGTTGKPKGVMHGTAGYLVHLYATAKWVFDFNKSDIFFCTADIGWVTGHSYIVYAPLMHGITEIMYDGAPDYPRPDRYWAVAEKHGATILYTTPTALRMYMKYGDAIPNSFDLSFLRLLGTVGEPINPEVWQWYFTTIGKERCPIIDTWWQTETGGIMLSACTGVDFVPMKPGSATFPVPGVDAVVVDDSGSPVPPGTKGYLVVRKPWPGMLLSLWGDDEKYRKTYWSKFEGVYYPGDYALVDKDGYLWLLGRADDVLKVAGHRLGTMELESAFVAHKAIAEAAVASRPDSTKGESIIAFLVAKEGVAASDALRKDIVEHIRKTVGPIATPDEVYFVGKLPKTRSGKIMRRLLKAIASGDKIGDITTLEDGAAIDEVRHAYDELKKAVG, via the coding sequence ATGGCGCTGGAGGATATGTCAAAAGAAGCACTTTCAGATCCCGAAAAGTTCTGGGCAGAGCAGGCCCGGGGCCTTGACTGGCACCGGCAGTGGGACCGCGTGCTTGACTGGAACCCGCCCTTTGCGCGCTGGTTTTCCGGCGGCCTGCTAAACGCCTCTGTCAACTGCCTTGACCGGCATGTCACAACAGAGACCAAGAACAAGGCCGCAATCATCTGGGAGAGCGAAAGCGGCGAGTCCCGGACGCTCACATATTTCCAGCTGTACCGCTACGTCAACAGGTTTGCAAACGTCCTCAAGGGCCTCGGCGTGCAAAAAGGCGACAGGGTCACGATATACATGCCAATGGTGCCTGAGCTCCCTGTGGCGATGCTTGCGTGCGCAAGGATCGGAGCAACTCACTCTGTGGTTTTCTCGGGCTTTAGCTCGCAGGCGCTTGTCGACAGGGTGAACGACGCGCAGTCAAAGGTAATAGTGACTGCAGACGGCGGCTTTCGCAAGGGAAAACTTGTCGACCTGAAAAGGGTGGTGGACGAGTCGCTTGCACAGACTCCCTCCGTCCAGCATGTAGTGGTGTTTCGGCGCGCAGGCAATGACGTGAGGATGGGCCCAAAGGACGTGTGGTGGCACGAAGCGATTGAAAAGGCGCCAATGTTCTGTCCGCCGGAAATGGTAGAGAGCACGCACCCGCTCTACATACTGTATACCTCTGGGACGACAGGCAAGCCAAAGGGCGTGATGCACGGAACGGCTGGCTACCTTGTGCACCTGTACGCCACTGCCAAGTGGGTTTTTGATTTCAACAAAAGCGACATATTCTTTTGCACCGCCGACATCGGCTGGGTAACAGGCCACAGCTACATCGTGTACGCGCCCCTGATGCACGGAATCACAGAGATCATGTACGATGGCGCGCCAGACTACCCGAGGCCGGACAGGTACTGGGCTGTTGCGGAAAAGCACGGCGCAACGATACTGTACACGACGCCGACTGCGCTCCGCATGTACATGAAGTACGGCGACGCGATACCAAACTCGTTTGACCTTTCGTTTCTGCGCCTGCTTGGCACGGTGGGCGAGCCGATAAACCCGGAGGTGTGGCAGTGGTACTTTACTACAATAGGCAAGGAGCGCTGCCCGATAATCGACACGTGGTGGCAGACTGAAACTGGGGGCATCATGCTCTCTGCGTGCACCGGTGTCGATTTTGTGCCCATGAAGCCCGGCTCGGCAACGTTTCCCGTGCCTGGAGTCGACGCGGTGGTAGTCGACGACAGCGGCAGTCCCGTGCCGCCGGGGACAAAGGGCTATCTTGTGGTAAGAAAGCCCTGGCCGGGGATGCTCCTTTCGCTCTGGGGCGACGACGAGAAATACAGGAAAACCTACTGGAGCAAGTTTGAAGGCGTCTATTACCCTGGAGACTATGCGCTTGTGGACAAGGATGGCTACCTGTGGCTCCTTGGCAGGGCCGACGACGTGCTAAAGGTGGCCGGCCACAGGCTCGGCACGATGGAGCTTGAAAGCGCGTTTGTAGCGCACAAGGCCATAGCAGAGGCAGCGGTGGCAAGCAGGCCGGACTCGACAAAGGGCGAGTCGATAATCGCGTTCCTTGTCGCAAAGGAAGGTGTGGCAGCGTCTGACGCGCTGCGCAAGGATATAGTGGAGCACATACGCAAGACCGTGGGGCCGATAGCGACCCCTGACGAAGTGTATTTTGTCGGCAAGCTTCCAAAGACACGCTCGGGCAAGATAATGCGCCGGCTGCTAAAGGCGATTGCAAGTGGCGACAAGATAGGCGACATCACCACGCTTGAGGACGGGGCCGCCATAGACGAAGTGAGGCATGCCTATGACGAGCTGAAAAAGGCAGTGGGCTAG
- a CDS encoding TatD family hydrolase yields the protein MLLLYDAHVHLTDGEYSGYISHVISSLYAMKIVACSVAVDLETTKKSFRLFNDHKKVVRQFVGIHPEFAAREDLDKFVQVARENMASVDGIGEIGLDGTYEAERGVPYGRQKQVFCAMLALAESTGKPVSIHSRRSLDDILAILPSYRLQGALLHWFAGSKKQLAKSMEMGLYVSYGPALVYSEDKKVLLKHTQRDRFLVETDGPVRYSRCFEGKPALPTSFLPSVVASAAAVLGVTYGEAAEMTARNTEAFLGSQQL from the coding sequence ATGTTGCTGCTGTACGACGCGCATGTGCACCTGACAGACGGCGAGTACTCTGGCTACATCAGCCACGTGATTTCGTCGCTTTACGCGATGAAGATCGTCGCGTGCTCTGTCGCAGTCGACCTAGAGACCACGAAGAAGAGCTTTCGGCTGTTCAACGATCACAAAAAAGTCGTAAGGCAGTTTGTCGGCATCCACCCCGAGTTTGCCGCAAGGGAAGACCTCGACAAGTTCGTGCAGGTGGCAAGGGAGAACATGGCGTCAGTTGACGGCATCGGCGAGATAGGACTGGACGGCACGTACGAGGCTGAAAGGGGCGTCCCGTACGGGCGCCAAAAACAGGTGTTCTGCGCCATGCTTGCGCTTGCAGAATCCACAGGCAAGCCGGTGTCGATACACTCGCGGCGCTCCCTTGACGACATACTGGCCATCCTGCCGTCTTACCGGCTACAGGGCGCGCTCTTGCACTGGTTTGCAGGAAGCAAGAAGCAGCTTGCCAAGTCGATGGAGATGGGCCTGTACGTGTCGTACGGCCCGGCGCTTGTCTACTCTGAAGACAAGAAGGTGCTGCTAAAACACACGCAAAGAGATCGCTTTCTTGTAGAAACAGACGGGCCGGTCAGGTATTCGAGGTGCTTTGAGGGCAAGCCGGCGCTTCCCACGTCGTTTCTCCCAAGCGTCGTCGCCTCTGCGGCCGCAGTCCTCGGCGTCACGTACGGCGAGGCCGCAGAGATGACAGCCAGGAACACGGAAGCGTTCCTCGGGTCACAACAATTATAA